Within Candidatus Poribacteria bacterium, the genomic segment CCTGTGTATACCATTTTGCGTAGTCTTCACTACGGGGAACTATTTTATCAAACATTTTTTTAATTATGAGCCTCTGGGCATTGCTCCAAATGTAAAGCAAAGACAAATTATGCCATTTAAGGCATAATTTCGTTTCGCAACGGTTTTCGGTTAATTCTAATTGCCTTTGTATTATGAAGGGTTTCCTAAATTTTAGGCACTTTACTGACTTTAGAACACTCACTCCGTTTCTGAATCCGTTAAAGCAACGATACCGGGTAGCGATTTTCCTTCTAAAAACTCTAAGGAGGCACCGCCTCCTGTTGAGATATGCGTCATCCGATCAGCGACACCGGCTTGTTGTATCGCTGCGACACAATCACCACCGCCGATAATACTCACCGACTCCGAATCGGCAATCTGTTTCGCCACGGCGATCGTGCCTTGCGCGAACTTCTCGAACTCATAGACACCCAAGGGACCGTTCCACACCACAGTTTTGGCTGTTGCGATCTGTTCACCGAACGCTGCTACTGTTTCGGGACCGATGTCTAACCCCTGCCAGTCATCGGGGATATATCCTTTGTCTACAACCTTAGACTTCGTTTCAGGATCAAAAGCTTTGCCCACAACGTGATCTATCGGCAGTAAGACAGTGTCTGAGAAGTCCTCCCTTTCGACCAACGATTTTGCAACGTCAAGTTTCTCGGTTTCAACAAGCGAATTGCCGATACTGAACCCCATTGCTGATAAAAATGTATATGCCATACCGCCGCCGATGAGGAGTTTATCCACCTGTTCAAGGAGCGTTTCAATGAGTGTAATTTTGTCAGATATTTTTGCACCACCGAGAATAGCGACATAAGGACGTGCAGGGTTTTCCAGGCTCGTACTTAGATAATAGATTTCGCGTGCCATCAAGAATCCCGCGACACACGGATTCAGGTAGTGCGTCACGCCTTCAGTTGATGCGTGTGCCCGGTGTGCTGTCCCGAAGGCATCGTTGACATAGACATCCGCGAGCGAGGCAAGTTGCTCGGCAAATACCGCATCGTTCTCTGTTTCTTCAGTATAGAAGCGGACATTTTCAAGAAGCAGTACCTCCCCATTGCGCAAAGATTCCACAGCATTTTGGACCGACTTGCCGATGCAATCCTTGACGTGTGCGACGCGCGTGCCGAGCTTCCGACTGAGAGCTACGGCAATCGGTTCAGTCGAAAGCACCTCTCGGTCTGCTGACGAACCGACTTCGGGTCTCCCTAAATGTGTCACCAAGATGATTTTAGCATCGGCATTAATGAGGGCTAAGAGCGTCGGCAAAACAGCAGTGATGCGGGTTTCATCGGTGATTTTCCCATCTTTCATCGGGACGTTGAAATCCACCCGCACTAGGACGCGTTTTTCGTTAACGTCTATGTCCTTTAATTCAAGTTTTTCCATATTTTTTTCAAGTTATTCGTTATCCGTTGTCAGTAACCGTCGGCAGCGGATGGTGTTCTCGCACGGACCTAATCCGTTGACACCACCTATTGATAATCGGAAACTGAAAACCCTTTACCTGTCCAAAACCGGTTTCCTATCAATTCGGACGGTTAGGTTGCCCATTATGTTATTTTTATGCAGGGTTTGCTGCTGTTACTGCCAGTTGTGCCGCTTCAGAGAGTCCTTCTGCTTGTTGAACGTTCAGGTCCGATTCGGCAATAATCTGTTTTCCGAGTTCTACGTTTGTCCCTTCTAACCGGACGACGAGCGGAACGTTGAGTTCAACCTGTTTCGCCGCTTCAACGATACCGTTCGCGATTGTATCACATTTCATGATACCACCGAAGATGTTAACGAGAACAGCCTTTACGCTTTCGTCTGCAAGAATAAGACGGAAAGCGTGCGCCACTGCCTCAACAGATGCCCCACCCCCGACATCGAGGAAGTTTGCCGGTTCGCCACCGTTCTGTTTGATAATATCCATCGTTGCCATTGCTAATCCGGCACCGTTCACCATACACCCAATATCGCCATCAAGACGGATGTAACTCAAACCAGATTCGCTCGCTTCCAGTTCACTCGAGTCTTCTTCGTGGGGGTCTCGCATCTCAGCAATGTCAGGATGTCGCCAGAGTGAATTGTCGTCAAGATTGACCTTGGAATCGAGTGCGACGATCTCTAATTCGTCATCTTTTGATATAATCGCCAACGGGTTAATCTCTACGAGTGAACAGTCGCAGTTAGTGAATGCATCATAAAGCGATAAAATTAGTGCTGTGGCGTTTGGAATAATTGGGTGATAGGTCGAGTTAGCAATCAGTTTGTATGTGAACTTTCGCGCTTGAAATTCCGTTAAACCGAAAGCAGGGTCAATTTGTGTTCTAATGATTTTTTCGGGGGTTTGCGCTGCGACTTCCTCAATATTGACTCCCCCCTCTTCGCTGCCGATTAAGGTGAGCTGTGAGGTTTCACGGTCAAGCAATATAGCGAGGTAGTATTCTTTCTCTATTTTTACGGCTTCGGCGACAAGGACTTTACGGACCTGTTTCCCTTCGGGACCGGTCTGTGGTGTTACGAGCTGCATGCCGAGAAGAATTCCGGCGTGTTGTTTGACTTCTGCAGTGGAGTTTGCAACTTTGATGCCGCCGCCTTTCCCGCGTCCACCCGCATGGATTTGTGCCTTGACAACGTATCTCTCACAATTGAGTTCCTGCGCGATGGCTTCCGCCTCCTCCGGTGTTTCGGCAACCTCACCGGGCAGCGTATTAACCCCGTAGGATTCGAGAATTTGTTTGGCTTGGTATTCGTGGATATTCATGTTTTCTGTTTGATTCTTTGGTAAGACTCCTTCAGCACTGGTAAGAGCGGATGTATTTCGTCAGTATGTCTTGAATTAATATATCAAGAATTATACTATATTTGGGAGAAAATTGCAAGTTTTTCAGGTTCGCTGACCTTGCCTCTAAAGCCTATTTGGACCGCATGCGAAAATTTTACTATCCCTTTTAATCTTGCGGGACTCTATATAAACAACCTGATTTCACTGGAGGTGGAAACCATGTTTATGCAGAAATTTAAAACAGGTTTTCGGTTGCTCGGGACTTTTCTTCTGAGGTTCCTACTCGGAATCATGGCTGCTTACTTATGGATCGCGGGTCTGGCTTTTATGGGTCGTATTACAGTAGGGCGACTCGCTGAACGCTATATGGATGGCCGCTATGACGAACTGAGGGATACGGTGTTTGACCTTATGTATCCTGTCGGGTGGTATGGTGCTTGGGTGTTGGTGGGTGTAGCCATTATCTGGGGGTTTTCGCAAGGCAGGTTAGATATCCGGAGGTGGCTAAGGAGGCGGCATGCTTAAGAAGTAATGTCGTTTTCACAGACAGACATCCGACGTATATATTTCATCAATAGTGAATCAACAGAAGGAGAAGTATCATGAGAACTATTCAATTTTGGCAGAAATTCGTGCAGATTTTTCGGTTACATTGGGAATATCATTGGTCATATCACCATCCGAAAACCAGTCAGCACGTGCAAACAATGCAGAAAGTAGAGTGTTTTCGGGATAAAGCACGTTTTCGCGTTAATGGGAGTGATGACCCCTTTCATGAGTTCCTCGTTTTTCGTCCAAAAGGGAGTGAGGAAAACACAGGTTTCTTATTTTTAGTCGATGAAGAGGCTAACGCCTACGCAGATGTACCGAAAGGCTGGCAGATAATTGACTTATACGGCACCGAAGCACTTGGTGATGTTGTCGGCCTCTTGGATGGTAAACGCTATTTGTTTGAAGGCGGATCTAACAAGCTGCTCGCTGTAGCAGAAGAATGAGATTTGCCTGTTAGAACAAACAACTTAGAGGTTGTTTTGTTTGTATCTTCAATCTTCGGTGGATGCGTTTCGTGAGCAGGCATACCTATAGAAACAGACTGCTCTGGTTCCAACTGTGTTGTTCCTCAAGATGTTAAGCAGTGTCATCTGGTAAATATTCCTGTTCGAGTCCGTTCACTATCGGTTTGAATGTGTCTATGATGCAATAGTGATAAATTGGGTTGACAATTTCACACATACCGTCAGCACCTTCAACAATAACACCATAAGTAGCAAGTTCGTTGATAATGTCACTGTCCAAGTTGAAATCCACGCCTTCATCATAAGAGGCGATTTTCATGAGGAGTGCCTCAAACCGGCGATCCCTACGGATATTGGTTATCAGGTGATCAATATTCGTGTGTCCTTCGCGAAGGAGTTGGATATGTGCTTCTGAAAAATGTGTCATCGTAATCGGTTCGCTTTTCGGGATGTCTAATTCCTCGGTAAGAATTTGCGCGAAACGATTGACCAGCACAGGCTGACCGGCAGTCTGTTTGTGGATGGCTTCAATGGTTTCAGGTGCGAAGGGTTGTCCGACTTCGTCGGTATATTGTGAAAAGAGTTCTTGTACCTGTTCAATTGTGAAATTAGGTAATTTGAATTCGTCTTGTATATTAAAGGGAGAGATGGAGCGATCGTAGTTGAGTTGTGTGATGTTCTTGACCCCGACGATGCCGACGCTGTGCGGACACCGAGTCTTCCGAGAAAGGTAAATTTGACGCAGCGAATGCAGGAACCCTCTAATAGCATCCCGTGGAATACTGTCAAACTCGTCAATAATCACGACAAACCGCTGATTTTCCAGCAGCCCTCCAAGATCTTCAAAAAACTCCCGCATCGAAATAGGTTCAGTTATCTGCGCGTTCGCCAAAAATCCATTGAGCGCATCAGAAGGACTCTTCCCGCGTTTCTGGAAGACACTCTTAATTTCTTTACACATTTCTTTGCAGAGAGACCTATAAAAAGCATCGGCATCGCTGTCTACGTACCCTTCAAAATTAAGCTGTATTGGGAAATAGGTGCTACCTTCAGTTTCAAGTGCGTCGAGGGCATTTTGGAAGAATGTTGTCTTGCCTGTCTGACGCGGCGCAAAGAGGACGATATATCTGCCTTTTTTTATGCGATCCATAAAATCCGCAAGCTCATCTGTGCGTGCGACAACGTAGTTATCCTCAACATAGACAGGACCGCGGGTCTCAAACCATCTCATCTTTCTATTCTCCTTTAAGTGGCTGTGGAAATTAT encodes:
- a CDS encoding phosphoglycerate kinase is translated as MEKLELKDIDVNEKRVLVRVDFNVPMKDGKITDETRITAVLPTLLALINADAKIILVTHLGRPEVGSSADREVLSTEPIAVALSRKLGTRVAHVKDCIGKSVQNAVESLRNGEVLLLENVRFYTEETENDAVFAEQLASLADVYVNDAFGTAHRAHASTEGVTHYLNPCVAGFLMAREIYYLSTSLENPARPYVAILGGAKISDKITLIETLLEQVDKLLIGGGMAYTFLSAMGFSIGNSLVETEKLDVAKSLVEREDFSDTVLLPIDHVVGKAFDPETKSKVVDKGYIPDDWQGLDIGPETVAAFGEQIATAKTVVWNGPLGVYEFEKFAQGTIAVAKQIADSESVSIIGGGDCVAAIQQAGVADRMTHISTGGGASLEFLEGKSLPGIVALTDSETE
- the sucC gene encoding ADP-forming succinate--CoA ligase subunit beta, giving the protein MNIHEYQAKQILESYGVNTLPGEVAETPEEAEAIAQELNCERYVVKAQIHAGGRGKGGGIKVANSTAEVKQHAGILLGMQLVTPQTGPEGKQVRKVLVAEAVKIEKEYYLAILLDRETSQLTLIGSEEGGVNIEEVAAQTPEKIIRTQIDPAFGLTEFQARKFTYKLIANSTYHPIIPNATALILSLYDAFTNCDCSLVEINPLAIISKDDELEIVALDSKVNLDDNSLWRHPDIAEMRDPHEEDSSELEASESGLSYIRLDGDIGCMVNGAGLAMATMDIIKQNGGEPANFLDVGGGASVEAVAHAFRLILADESVKAVLVNIFGGIMKCDTIANGIVEAAKQVELNVPLVVRLEGTNVELGKQIIAESDLNVQQAEGLSEAAQLAVTAANPA
- a CDS encoding AAA-like domain-containing protein, which produces MRWFETRGPVYVEDNYVVARTDELADFMDRIKKGRYIVLFAPRQTGKTTFFQNALDALETEGSTYFPIQLNFEGYVDSDADAFYRSLCKEMCKEIKSVFQKRGKSPSDALNGFLANAQITEPISMREFFEDLGGLLENQRFVVIIDEFDSIPRDAIRGFLHSLRQIYLSRKTRCPHSVGIVGVKNITQLNYDRSISPFNIQDEFKLPNFTIEQVQELFSQYTDEVGQPFAPETIEAIHKQTAGQPVLVNRFAQILTEELDIPKSEPITMTHFSEAHIQLLREGHTNIDHLITNIRRDRRFEALLMKIASYDEGVDFNLDSDIINELATYGVIVEGADGMCEIVNPIYHYCIIDTFKPIVNGLEQEYLPDDTA